In Candidatus Peregrinibacteria bacterium, the following are encoded in one genomic region:
- a CDS encoding type II toxin-antitoxin system HicA family toxin: MIASLGKNHSDGLVWRLIESTRTSVIISDKKTLLGRPAYIDSYANRKNILSLFSLSSELIASLVREESPYGNARILECAIIFQQRLYFALMGAYGTWMEKKEEQKKKFQDQKGNIAIIGIEICEAAQRRIEQMFGIVVRVITADEPMKSFIEILPYEDESLYSRFQKTYAPLQNFPIASDNGEMKPEDARIKLTILQEISLLRKIESYGIEIDNFEIYIIADDEPNFQSIRPNTLCYVAIAVKSHEENGEEEHLPPLVLDRSTGELCVSSTSLSLKNLGISPEVAESLTNVIYDSLLEYFSEKGEDIKDLFMGTSGRDNGKCNYEESATVTEMPNLLPETPALASGGNTREASAKEDDSFKKSPENGIKPTKKNGKLPILKGSRVKGILDGILGKPSRIHGSHHVYCSGAKPKGYPVPIHGDDDVPSGTLGKCLRELGIREKFLEACSGRKSS, from the coding sequence ATGATCGCATCATTAGGGAAGAATCATTCAGATGGTCTTGTCTGGAGACTCATAGAGAGCACAAGAACTAGTGTGATCATTTCAGATAAAAAAACTTTATTAGGGCGACCTGCGTACATCGACAGCTATGCCAATAGGAAAAATATACTGAGCCTATTCTCTCTCTCATCAGAACTCATTGCTTCTTTGGTGAGGGAAGAATCCCCTTATGGTAATGCCCGAATTCTAGAATGCGCGATTATATTTCAGCAAAGGCTCTATTTCGCCCTTATGGGTGCATACGGAACTTGGATGGAAAAGAAGGAAGAACAAAAAAAGAAATTCCAAGATCAGAAAGGGAATATTGCGATCATAGGAATCGAGATATGCGAAGCAGCACAACGAAGAATAGAGCAAATGTTTGGTATCGTCGTTCGTGTCATTACTGCAGACGAACCGATGAAATCCTTCATAGAAATCCTTCCGTATGAAGATGAGAGTTTATACTCACGTTTTCAAAAGACATACGCACCTCTCCAAAATTTCCCAATTGCTTCCGATAATGGAGAAATGAAACCAGAGGATGCAAGGATAAAACTGACAATATTGCAGGAAATTTCGCTCCTCAGAAAAATTGAAAGCTATGGAATAGAAATTGATAATTTCGAAATATACATCATCGCCGATGATGAGCCGAATTTTCAATCAATTCGACCGAACACTCTCTGTTACGTTGCTATTGCCGTCAAATCACATGAGGAAAATGGTGAAGAAGAACATCTTCCTCCACTTGTTCTTGATAGAAGTACAGGTGAACTCTGCGTTTCCTCGACATCTCTTTCTTTAAAGAATCTCGGTATCTCTCCTGAAGTAGCAGAAAGTCTTACAAATGTTATATATGATTCGCTTCTCGAATATTTTTCAGAAAAAGGAGAAGATATTAAAGATCTCTTCATGGGGACAAGCGGAAGAGATAATGGAAAATGCAATTATGAAGAATCCGCTACAGTTACAGAAATGCCAAATTTACTTCCTGAAACGCCAGCTTTAGCATCAGGGGGAAATACACGTGAAGCTTCTGCTAAAGAAGATGATTCTTTCAAAAAATCTCCCGAGAATGGCATTAAACCGACAAAAAAAAATGGGAAACTGCCAATATTAAAAGGAAGTCGAGTAAAAGGAATTCTGGACGGGATTCTGGGAAAACCGAGTCGAATCCATGGATCACATCATGTTTACTGCTCAGGGGCAAAACCGAAAGGATATCCGGTGCCAATTCATGGCGATGATGATGTTCCTTCTGGAACCCTTGGAAAATGCTTGAGGGAGCTAGGAATACGTGAGAAATTCCTTGAAGCTTGTTCAGGAAGAAAATCTTCATGA
- a CDS encoding DUF309 domain-containing protein gives MRSSHLQAQKSFSEAHDVLEEMWRTEKSLLQGVILLEKHYRVQLPLVNITQLRDLEYSFLRKDSS, from the coding sequence ATGCGATCATCCCATCTACAAGCTCAAAAATCCTTCTCCGAAGCTCATGATGTTCTGGAAGAAATGTGGCGTACTGAAAAATCTCTTCTACAGGGAGTGATCCTCCTCGAAAAACACTATCGAGTTCAGTTACCATTGGTGAATATAACACAGTTAAGAGATCTCGAATATTCTTTTCTCCGAAAAGACTCTTCATAG